A portion of the Acidisarcina polymorpha genome contains these proteins:
- the ltrA gene encoding group II intron reverse transcriptase/maturase — translation MRKAARENKERKFTALLQHVTIDLLRSSFGSLKRKAAPGVDGMTWQAYESGLEDRLADLHSRVHRGSYRALPSRRVYIEKGDGRKRPLGIAALEDKIIQHAVVTILNNIYEEDFLGFSYGFRPGRSQHKALDALSYALVKRKVNYVLDADIQGFFDNLDKAWMIKFVEHRVADQRILRLIQKWLKAGVMEEGQWSDTETGTPQGSVISPLLANIYLHYVFDLWVDVWRKKCARGEVIVLRYADDIVLGFQWDTDADRFRKSLEERLEKFGLELHPEKTRRIEFGRYAEQNRKRRGEGKPETFDFLGFTHISGKNGNGSYAVRRMTIGKRMQKKLQEIKQQLRMRMHDPVPQTGAWLRSVVQGYFNYYAVPGNLDSLGLFRERVLRYWGQALKRRSQRHRYAWVRRLKLAAQWLPTPRVMHPWPLDRFAATHPR, via the coding sequence GTGCGGAAAGCTGCAAGGGAAAACAAGGAGAGGAAGTTCACCGCTCTGCTCCAACATGTCACGATCGATCTGCTAAGAAGCAGCTTCGGTTCTCTGAAACGCAAGGCGGCTCCCGGCGTGGATGGGATGACGTGGCAGGCGTATGAATCCGGGCTGGAGGATCGGCTTGCCGATCTGCACAGCCGGGTGCATCGCGGTTCGTATCGGGCGCTTCCATCGAGAAGGGTCTACATCGAGAAAGGCGACGGACGGAAGCGTCCGCTCGGGATCGCCGCACTGGAGGACAAGATCATCCAGCACGCAGTGGTCACCATCCTCAACAACATCTATGAGGAGGACTTCCTCGGCTTCTCGTATGGTTTTCGTCCTGGGCGCAGCCAGCATAAGGCGCTGGATGCGTTGTCCTACGCACTCGTGAAAAGGAAGGTGAACTACGTACTTGATGCTGACATCCAAGGCTTCTTCGATAACCTCGACAAAGCGTGGATGATCAAGTTCGTCGAGCATCGCGTTGCCGACCAACGTATCCTGCGCCTGATCCAGAAATGGCTCAAGGCTGGGGTGATGGAGGAAGGGCAATGGTCGGACACGGAGACAGGTACTCCGCAGGGGTCGGTGATCTCACCGCTCCTTGCCAACATCTATCTCCACTATGTGTTCGATCTCTGGGTGGACGTCTGGCGTAAGAAGTGTGCGCGAGGCGAGGTGATCGTCCTCCGCTATGCGGACGACATCGTCCTTGGCTTCCAGTGGGATACGGACGCAGACCGTTTTCGCAAGAGCTTAGAAGAACGGCTGGAAAAGTTCGGACTGGAACTGCACCCGGAAAAGACGCGCCGGATCGAGTTCGGGCGGTATGCCGAACAGAACCGGAAACGAAGAGGGGAAGGCAAGCCTGAGACCTTCGACTTCCTTGGCTTCACGCACATCAGCGGGAAGAACGGGAACGGGTCTTATGCTGTGCGGCGCATGACGATCGGCAAGCGCATGCAAAAGAAGCTGCAGGAGATCAAGCAGCAACTCAGGATGCGCATGCATGATCCCGTGCCTCAGACTGGCGCGTGGCTCAGGTCAGTTGTACAGGGGTACTTCAACTACTACGCTGTGCCCGGAAATCTGGATAGCCTCGGGCTGTTCCGGGAACGCGTGCTTCGTTACTGGGGGCAAGCGCTGAAGCGACGTAGTCAAAGACACCGATACGCCTGGGTCCGTCGTCTCAAGCTGGCTGCACAATGGCTTCCTACACCTCGCGTGATGCATCCCTGGCCCCTTGACCGCTTCGCCGCCACTCATCCGAGATAG
- a CDS encoding alpha/beta hydrolase family protein: MRKPAILVVLSMLVITATALAQEVAGDWTGQLNTGFTVRVYLEKTATGYSGHLTNPSGNETEFDQVTFDGKHLRFAVNKLNLSYDSIWDAKQQAWSGDLTFEQVYPLMLKRAAAADLAPVQHKRPQEAAIAAQPRPYREQDIRFDNPAGHNQLAGTLSVPNGKGPFPAVVLISGTGHNTRDEDVWGHKIFLVLADALNRKGIAVLRYDKRGVGGSTGDYDAATTVDFTSDAEAAATWLKTQPEIDPHHVGVLGHSEGGIIAPAVAVGDRSVAFVVMIAGPAIRGDKLFVLQSAATAKTYGAPDGYIAKRRVFDQELYDAIVAAPSDAIALDRARAIVARGVAAKVIDPNEADTLPQDDARPWERYFLAYDPAPTLASLKVPVLALNGSLDVQVPAREDLAAAREALKNNTNSTVIELSGMNHLLQDAKTGSPNEYNDIEETMSPTALKIICDWVSLQTRSHVKAN; this comes from the coding sequence ATGCGAAAGCCTGCCATTCTGGTCGTCCTATCCATGTTGGTTATCACAGCTACGGCTCTTGCTCAAGAAGTAGCCGGCGATTGGACCGGCCAACTGAACACCGGGTTCACAGTTCGCGTATACCTTGAAAAAACTGCGACTGGCTATAGCGGCCATCTAACCAACCCCAGCGGAAATGAAACAGAATTTGATCAGGTGACGTTCGATGGCAAGCACCTGCGTTTTGCAGTCAACAAGCTCAACCTCAGCTACGACAGCATTTGGGACGCGAAGCAACAGGCATGGAGCGGTGATCTCACGTTTGAGCAGGTATATCCGCTGATGTTGAAACGTGCTGCGGCAGCGGACCTTGCGCCCGTTCAGCACAAACGGCCACAGGAAGCTGCGATCGCAGCCCAGCCCCGTCCCTATCGCGAGCAAGATATTCGGTTTGACAATCCTGCCGGTCATAATCAGCTTGCCGGGACGTTGAGTGTGCCGAACGGTAAGGGACCGTTTCCGGCGGTCGTGCTGATCTCCGGCACGGGCCACAACACGCGCGACGAGGACGTTTGGGGACACAAAATATTTCTGGTTCTCGCCGACGCTCTCAATCGCAAGGGCATCGCTGTTCTTCGCTACGATAAGCGTGGCGTCGGCGGCTCTACCGGCGATTACGATGCAGCCACAACAGTGGACTTTACCTCTGACGCCGAAGCCGCCGCAACCTGGCTCAAAACGCAACCTGAGATCGACCCGCATCATGTCGGCGTGCTCGGACACTCCGAAGGTGGCATCATCGCGCCTGCTGTGGCTGTCGGAGACAGGAGTGTCGCCTTTGTCGTGATGATTGCCGGTCCCGCCATTCGTGGCGATAAATTGTTCGTCCTGCAATCGGCGGCGACGGCAAAGACCTACGGCGCGCCAGATGGCTATATCGCCAAGCGCAGGGTTTTTGACCAGGAGCTCTATGACGCCATCGTCGCCGCACCTTCCGATGCAATAGCACTTGATCGTGCCAGGGCCATTGTCGCAAGGGGAGTAGCCGCCAAAGTGATCGACCCAAATGAAGCGGACACTCTCCCGCAGGATGATGCTCGGCCATGGGAACGTTATTTCCTTGCCTATGACCCCGCTCCAACGCTTGCATCTCTGAAAGTTCCAGTGCTTGCTCTAAACGGGTCACTCGATGTACAAGTTCCCGCGCGGGAAGATCTTGCTGCCGCTCGCGAAGCCTTGAAGAACAATACCAACAGCACTGTGATCGAGTTGTCGGGGATGAATCACCTCTTGCAGGACGCCAAAACTGGTTCGCCAAATGAGTACAACGACATCGAAGAAACTATGTCGCCGACTGCCCTCAAGATCATTTGCGATTGGGTGAGCCTACAGACGCGCTCGCACGTGAAGGCCAACTGA
- a CDS encoding serine hydrolase domain-containing protein: protein MQRFYRLPAFGLLIVVIASACVDPISAQTHPPSAKQEHPRPWLDSVQESAIDRLFSQPPNSPGYAVALMKDGEFTLAKGYGLANLDDNIPITPETSFHLASVSKQFTAAAVALLILDHKIALSDPVSNYLPEVAKYGNGLRIEHLVYMTSGLHEYTDEPRKNGTPWTTFYYFTRDEAIAAALQPDQLQFTPGTQWAYRNVNYMLLTKIVEVVSHESFATFMHDRVFVPLGMSHSEINDDSTEVIPHRATGYALRSDPRVLNELAQVGVVIKPGDGWARLVRVAPHFGGSGVFTTLNDLLLWDRNWYAGTLAGPQFNELMNKRMKFEHDKDNDALGLVWRSSYGHPLLDYSGGDTDTSTYMARFPEQHFTIICLSNMPLGDAEGKAHEVLDLLHSWGKL from the coding sequence ATGCAAAGATTCTACCGACTGCCCGCTTTCGGACTTCTAATAGTCGTGATCGCCAGCGCTTGCGTCGATCCGATTTCCGCGCAAACACACCCGCCGTCCGCGAAGCAGGAACATCCGAGACCGTGGCTCGACTCGGTGCAGGAATCGGCAATCGATCGGCTCTTTTCTCAGCCACCAAACTCTCCGGGATACGCGGTTGCCCTGATGAAAGATGGCGAGTTCACTTTAGCTAAGGGGTACGGTCTCGCGAACCTCGATGACAATATTCCCATAACGCCGGAGACGTCCTTTCATCTTGCCTCTGTATCCAAGCAGTTCACCGCTGCGGCTGTGGCCCTCCTAATTCTCGACCACAAAATCGCACTCTCCGATCCAGTCTCCAACTACCTGCCAGAGGTCGCGAAGTATGGAAACGGATTGCGCATCGAACACCTGGTTTACATGACCAGCGGCCTTCACGAGTACACAGACGAGCCGAGAAAAAATGGGACGCCGTGGACGACCTTTTATTACTTCACTCGCGATGAAGCCATCGCTGCGGCGCTACAGCCCGATCAACTTCAATTCACTCCCGGAACACAGTGGGCCTACCGAAACGTCAACTACATGCTTTTGACGAAGATCGTGGAGGTCGTCAGTCATGAGTCCTTCGCGACATTCATGCACGATCGAGTCTTCGTCCCTCTCGGCATGTCTCATAGCGAGATTAATGACGACAGCACAGAGGTCATTCCCCATCGAGCAACAGGCTATGCCTTGCGCTCCGATCCGCGCGTTCTCAACGAACTCGCACAGGTGGGGGTGGTCATCAAGCCCGGTGATGGATGGGCACGGCTGGTCCGCGTCGCTCCACACTTTGGCGGCAGTGGCGTTTTTACGACACTCAATGATCTCTTGCTGTGGGACAGAAATTGGTATGCAGGAACCCTGGCTGGACCGCAGTTCAACGAGCTGATGAACAAACGAATGAAGTTCGAGCATGACAAAGACAACGACGCTCTGGGACTGGTGTGGCGCTCAAGTTATGGTCATCCCTTGCTCGATTATTCGGGTGGGGACACAGACACTTCTACTTACATGGCCCGCTTTCCGGAGCAGCACTTCACGATCATCTGTCTTTCAAACATGCCGCTTGGAGATGCGGAGGGGAAGGCACACGAGGTACTGGATCTTCTCCATAGTTGGGGCAAACTGTAG